The following are from one region of the Bradyrhizobium septentrionale genome:
- a CDS encoding sensor histidine kinase encodes MLDRTQLEQGLNTEDASQVLDHEAVADDVAQDLAQDDLAQDKGWRRPLGWLRRAGQFFFALSFSSLTRRIVSLNLAGLVALVASILYLSQFRAGLIEARTQSLLVYAEIISEAIAASATVEGNTVTIDPDRLLDLKPGESFGQPDESADFSINPERLAPILRRLIAPTKTRARIFDRDGGLILDSRNLFARGDVLRMELPPPSEKPSLYEKSKATIKTWLNRGDLPIYRELGPEGGKGYSEVAQSLDGMKGSAVRVTDRGAIIVSVAVPVQHFRAVRGALMLTTQGDDIDQLVMSERLAILKIGGVASAVMIMLSLLLASTIAGPVRRLAESAERVRHRIQTRVEIPDFTGRRDEIGHLSGALRDMTNALYSRIEAIEMFAADVAHELKNPLTSLRSAVETLPLARNENSRARLLAVIEHDVRRLDRLISDISDASRLDAELQRQDMAPVDLRRLLTTLTSVANETRLGHDVAVEARFEGRGPTDTLSVPGHDSRLGQVISNLLSNAQSFSKPGDKVRIVCRRSRGEVEVVVDDDGPGIGEDALERIFERFYTDRPHQGFGQNSGLGLSISKQIIEAHGGRIWAENRPGPAGEDGKPAVAGARFVVRLPSL; translated from the coding sequence GTGCTTGATCGAACGCAGCTCGAGCAGGGCCTGAACACCGAGGACGCATCACAGGTCCTCGATCACGAGGCCGTGGCCGACGACGTTGCGCAGGACTTGGCGCAGGACGACTTGGCGCAGGACAAGGGCTGGCGCCGGCCGCTCGGTTGGCTGCGTCGCGCCGGTCAGTTCTTCTTTGCGCTGTCGTTCTCGAGCCTGACGCGCCGCATCGTCTCGCTCAACCTTGCCGGTCTCGTCGCGCTGGTCGCAAGCATCCTCTATCTCTCGCAATTCCGCGCCGGCCTGATCGAGGCGCGCACGCAGAGCCTGTTGGTCTATGCCGAGATCATCTCGGAGGCGATCGCCGCCTCCGCGACCGTCGAAGGCAATACCGTCACCATCGATCCCGACCGGCTGCTCGACCTGAAACCCGGCGAGAGTTTTGGCCAGCCGGATGAATCGGCGGACTTCTCGATCAATCCGGAGCGTCTCGCGCCGATCCTGCGCCGCCTGATCGCGCCGACCAAGACGCGGGCCCGCATCTTCGACCGCGATGGCGGCCTGATCCTCGACAGCCGCAATTTGTTTGCGCGCGGCGACGTGCTGCGCATGGAGCTGCCGCCGCCGTCGGAGAAGCCGTCGCTGTATGAGAAGAGCAAGGCCACCATCAAGACCTGGCTCAACCGCGGCGACCTGCCGATCTACCGCGAGCTCGGCCCCGAGGGCGGCAAGGGTTATTCCGAAGTGGCGCAATCGCTCGATGGCATGAAGGGCAGCGCGGTGCGCGTCACCGACCGCGGCGCGATCATCGTGTCGGTTGCGGTTCCGGTGCAGCATTTCCGCGCCGTGCGCGGCGCATTGATGCTGACCACCCAGGGCGACGACATCGACCAGCTGGTGATGTCCGAGCGCCTCGCGATCCTCAAGATCGGCGGCGTCGCTTCCGCGGTCATGATCATGCTGTCGCTGTTGCTGGCGAGCACGATCGCGGGCCCGGTGCGGCGGCTCGCCGAAAGCGCCGAGCGCGTCCGTCACCGCATCCAGACCCGCGTCGAGATTCCCGACTTCACCGGGCGCCGCGACGAGATCGGCCATCTCTCCGGCGCGCTGCGCGACATGACCAACGCGCTCTACAGCCGCATCGAGGCGATCGAGATGTTCGCCGCCGATGTCGCCCATGAGCTGAAGAACCCGCTGACCTCGCTGCGCTCCGCGGTCGAGACGCTGCCTTTGGCGCGCAACGAGAACAGCCGCGCGCGGCTGCTCGCCGTGATCGAGCATGACGTCAGGCGGCTCGACCGCCTGATCTCCGACATCTCCGACGCGAGCCGGCTCGATGCCGAGCTGCAGCGTCAGGACATGGCGCCGGTCGATCTGCGCCGGCTGCTGACCACGCTGACCAGCGTCGCCAACGAGACCCGGCTCGGCCACGACGTCGCCGTCGAAGCCCGCTTCGAGGGCCGCGGACCGACCGACACGCTCTCGGTGCCCGGCCATGATTCCCGGCTCGGCCAGGTGATCTCGAACCTGCTGTCGAACGCGCAATCATTCTCCAAGCCGGGCGACAAGGTGCGCATCGTCTGCCGCCGCAGCCGCGGCGAGGTCGAGGTCGTGGTCGATGATGACGGGCCCGGCATCGGCGAGGACGCGCTGGAGCGGATCTTCGAGCGCTTCTACACCGACCGGCCGCATCAGGGGTTTGGCCAGAACTCCGGCCTTGGGCTCTCGATCTCCAAGCAGATCATCGAAGCGCATGGCGGACGCATCTGGGCCGAGAACCGCCCCGGCCCGGCCGGTGAAGATGGCAAGCCCGCAGTTGCCGGCGCGCGCTTCGTGGTCAGGCTGCCGTCGCTATGA
- a CDS encoding HPr kinase/phosphorylase, with product MSDNSSVHASAVLVGERAVLIRGPSGAGKSRLAFELILAGRTGVLPSAILVGDDRVYLDTAGEQLWVRPAQQLAGLIEIRGLGIRHCPFANEAVVGLVVDLAADDAARLPPPEALKTCLNGVSIPRIPVSVGFRPLPLVVAALTTT from the coding sequence ATGAGCGACAATTCAAGCGTGCACGCATCCGCCGTTCTGGTCGGCGAGCGTGCAGTGCTGATCCGCGGCCCGTCGGGTGCCGGCAAGTCGCGTCTCGCCTTCGAGCTGATTCTCGCCGGGCGCACCGGAGTGCTCCCGTCTGCCATTTTGGTGGGGGATGACCGTGTCTATCTCGACACAGCCGGCGAACAATTGTGGGTTCGCCCGGCACAGCAATTGGCCGGCCTGATCGAGATCCGAGGCCTCGGAATCCGCCATTGCCCGTTCGCAAATGAGGCCGTGGTGGGGCTGGTCGTCGACCTCGCGGCCGACGATGCCGCGCGGTTGCCGCCGCCGGAGGCGCTCAAGACTTGCCTTAATGGTGTTTCAATACCGCGAATTCCCGTATCGGTCGGCTTCCGACCCCTGCCCCTGGTTGTCGCTGCGCTGACGACAACCTGA
- a CDS encoding PTS sugar transporter subunit IIA has product MIGLVLVTHGRLADEFRAALEHVMGPQKQIEAITIGAEDDSDLCRSDIIEAVNRVDSGDGVAILTDMFGGTPSNLAISCMSRPKVEVLAGINLPMLVKLAKVREERSLPDAIAMAQEAGRKYVTIASRVLAGK; this is encoded by the coding sequence ATGATTGGTCTAGTGCTGGTGACCCATGGGCGCCTTGCCGACGAGTTCCGAGCCGCGCTCGAACACGTCATGGGTCCGCAGAAACAAATTGAAGCAATTACGATCGGCGCCGAGGATGATTCCGATCTCTGTCGAAGCGACATCATCGAGGCGGTGAACCGCGTCGATAGCGGCGACGGCGTTGCGATCCTCACCGACATGTTTGGCGGCACGCCGTCGAACCTTGCGATCTCCTGCATGAGCCGCCCGAAGGTGGAGGTGCTCGCGGGCATCAATCTCCCCATGCTGGTCAAGCTCGCCAAGGTTCGCGAGGAGCGTTCGCTGCCCGACGCGATCGCGATGGCCCAGGAAGCCGGCCGCAAGTACGTCACGATCGCCAGCCGCGTTCTCGCAGGCAAATGA
- a CDS encoding HPr family phosphocarrier protein — MSGEAPGENQVGPGVPAGAISRELLIVNKRGLHARASAKFVQMVERFNAEIWVTRGGETVGGTSIMGLMMLAAGPGTTVVVSAKGEEAQQALDAIAELVAGKFNEEGT; from the coding sequence ATGAGCGGCGAGGCCCCGGGCGAGAACCAGGTCGGCCCGGGCGTGCCGGCGGGCGCCATCTCCCGTGAGCTCCTGATCGTCAACAAGCGCGGCCTGCATGCGCGGGCATCGGCGAAATTCGTCCAGATGGTCGAGCGCTTCAACGCCGAGATCTGGGTCACGCGCGGCGGCGAGACCGTCGGCGGCACCTCGATCATGGGCTTGATGATGCTCGCCGCAGGGCCCGGCACCACGGTCGTGGTCTCGGCAAAGGGCGAGGAAGCGCAGCAAGCACTCGACGCCATCGCCGAACTCGTCGCCGGCAAGTTCAACGAGGAAGGCACGTAA
- a CDS encoding glycosyltransferase family 39 protein: MSTVSTLPAARRTSRKLTIRRIAAWVASRATSPGTGLWLVIGFALVHAILWTLILIRLKAAQDVHMDVAEAYAWGQRFLLGYGKHPPLSGWIAGVWFRIFPVTNWSTYALAMATVSFALVVCWLIALRVVDRRRAFFMVVMLALYPIFNFKGFKYNADLAQLVPLPLLVLAYLNAFEKRTVKSGLWLGFAGMLALMTKYWVVTMIGAIGLAALIHPQRMQFLRSPAPWVAIGTMVVAMIPHLVWLEEVNFVPFTYAGDVYALSSRALNVQLVIGYIVHNVGLLAIPVVLGLVALLLGSVPWRPSDVLARIWSRGPNPGVNRPQALNVWIIQSIVAIGPALGALAFEVYIKTDWGIPLFFLVPLALVAIPSLRVPRMALFSITAVWFVATVATLIAAPSIATQEMASSHNGASTYAARSELARELTETWQAKFHSRWAVVVARSDIGEPMTFYSPDHPASLVPGEAWSSGLTSLDEARRLGFIGVCDTTDPVFLKPCEAWMAENARDAEPLVMTTMRFFNGHPGPSTVWKVYLVPPAK, translated from the coding sequence ATGTCGACCGTCTCCACCCTCCCTGCCGCCCGGCGCACCAGCCGCAAGCTGACGATCCGGCGGATCGCCGCATGGGTTGCCTCGCGCGCAACCAGTCCCGGGACCGGCCTGTGGCTGGTGATCGGCTTTGCGCTGGTCCACGCGATCTTGTGGACGCTGATCCTGATCAGGCTCAAGGCCGCGCAGGACGTCCACATGGACGTCGCGGAAGCCTATGCCTGGGGCCAGCGCTTCCTGCTCGGCTATGGCAAGCATCCGCCGCTGTCGGGCTGGATCGCCGGGGTCTGGTTCAGGATATTCCCTGTCACCAACTGGTCGACCTACGCGCTCGCGATGGCAACCGTCAGCTTCGCGCTGGTGGTGTGCTGGCTGATTGCACTGCGGGTCGTCGATCGCCGCCGTGCGTTCTTCATGGTGGTGATGCTCGCGCTCTACCCGATCTTCAATTTCAAGGGCTTCAAGTACAACGCCGACCTCGCGCAGCTGGTGCCGCTGCCGCTCCTGGTGCTGGCCTATCTGAACGCGTTCGAGAAGCGCACGGTGAAATCGGGTCTCTGGCTCGGCTTTGCCGGCATGCTGGCGCTGATGACCAAGTACTGGGTGGTGACGATGATCGGCGCCATCGGGCTCGCCGCCCTGATCCATCCGCAGCGGATGCAATTCCTGCGCTCGCCGGCGCCTTGGGTTGCGATCGGCACGATGGTCGTGGCGATGATTCCGCATCTGGTGTGGCTGGAGGAGGTGAACTTCGTGCCGTTCACCTATGCCGGCGATGTCTACGCGCTGTCGAGCCGCGCGCTCAACGTCCAGCTCGTGATCGGCTACATCGTGCACAATGTTGGGCTGCTCGCGATTCCCGTCGTGCTGGGCCTCGTGGCGCTGCTGCTCGGGTCGGTGCCCTGGCGGCCGTCGGATGTGCTGGCGCGGATCTGGTCGCGCGGACCCAACCCGGGCGTCAATCGTCCGCAGGCGCTCAACGTCTGGATCATCCAGTCGATCGTCGCGATCGGACCGGCGCTCGGTGCGCTGGCTTTCGAGGTCTATATCAAGACTGACTGGGGCATCCCGCTGTTCTTCCTGGTGCCGCTTGCGCTGGTTGCGATCCCCTCGCTGCGCGTCCCGCGCATGGCGCTGTTCTCGATCACGGCAGTCTGGTTCGTGGCCACGGTTGCCACGCTGATCGCTGCGCCCAGCATCGCCACGCAGGAGATGGCGTCCAGCCACAATGGCGCCTCGACCTACGCCGCGCGCTCCGAGCTCGCCCGCGAGCTCACCGAGACCTGGCAGGCCAAATTCCATTCGCGCTGGGCCGTGGTCGTCGCACGTTCCGACATCGGCGAGCCAATGACGTTCTACAGCCCTGATCATCCGGCGTCGCTGGTGCCGGGCGAGGCGTGGTCGTCGGGGTTGACGTCGCTCGACGAGGCCAGGCGCCTCGGCTTCATCGGCGTCTGCGACACCACCGATCCGGTGTTCCTGAAGCCGTGCGAGGCATGGATGGCGGAGAATGCCAGGGATGCCGAGCCGCTGGTGATGACCACCATGCGGTTCTTCAACGGCCATCCCGGCCCATCGACGGTCTGGAAAGTCTATCTGGTGCCGCCGGCGAAGTAG
- a CDS encoding M15 family metallopeptidase: MNAIEEANVAAIDQAGQRGLAVRWAACAHVLLALMPPLAHAQDRRELLDRLVRAYPDALSAHDDTTITWRDGTVMAVDDGVAGKPFDQLLRNASILDQMRLSYPSGPAAPPAPNADPGRFRNEAFFKKMYGDCNTGEVRRNLVTIIWLPRSWGKPVQVTRVNGVAERLKRVSAEIDALDPALRAAAFPIAGVLSCRAVADTGRMSMHGYAAAIDLNLKVSDYWLWAGKGSTIAYKNRMPQQIVDIFERHGFIWGGKWYHYDTMHFEYRPELLGK; encoded by the coding sequence ATGAACGCGATTGAAGAGGCCAATGTCGCGGCGATCGATCAGGCCGGGCAACGCGGATTGGCTGTGCGATGGGCGGCGTGCGCCCATGTCTTGCTCGCACTGATGCCGCCACTTGCGCATGCCCAAGACAGACGCGAGCTGCTCGACCGTCTGGTGCGCGCCTATCCCGACGCGCTGTCCGCCCACGACGACACCACGATCACCTGGCGCGACGGCACGGTGATGGCGGTCGATGACGGCGTCGCCGGCAAGCCGTTCGATCAATTGCTGCGCAACGCGTCGATCCTCGATCAGATGCGGTTGTCCTATCCGTCCGGGCCAGCGGCGCCGCCGGCCCCGAACGCCGATCCCGGCCGTTTCCGCAACGAGGCCTTCTTCAAGAAGATGTACGGCGACTGCAATACGGGCGAGGTCAGGCGGAACCTGGTGACGATCATTTGGCTGCCGCGATCCTGGGGCAAGCCGGTTCAGGTCACGCGGGTCAACGGCGTCGCCGAGCGTCTCAAGCGGGTCTCGGCCGAGATCGACGCGCTCGATCCTGCGCTGCGCGCCGCCGCCTTTCCGATCGCCGGTGTGCTGTCGTGTCGCGCCGTCGCCGATACCGGCCGGATGAGCATGCATGGCTACGCCGCTGCGATCGACCTCAACCTGAAAGTTTCGGATTACTGGCTGTGGGCGGGCAAGGGCAGCACAATCGCCTACAAAAACCGCATGCCGCAGCAGATCGTCGACATTTTCGAGCGCCACGGATTCATCTGGGGCGGCAAATGGTATCACTACGATACCATGCATTTCGAGTACCGGCCGGAGCTTCTCGGAAAATGA
- the lepA gene encoding translation elongation factor 4, with protein MTTAPISNIRNFSIVAHIDHGKSTLADRLIQMTGGLSDREMAGKEQVLDSMDIERERGITIKAQTVRLNYRAKDGKDYIFNLMDTPGHVDFAYEVSRSLAACEGSLLVVDASQGVEAQTLANVYHALDAGHEIVPVLNKVDLPAAEPEKVKQQIEDVIGIDASDAVMISAKTGLGVPDVLEAIVTRLPPPKGDADATLKALLVDSWYDVYLGVVVLIRVVDGTMKKGSRIRMMGTGAAYDIERVGFFTPKMTQVDELGPGEIGFITAAIKEVADTRVGDTITDDRKPVTEMLPGFKPAIPVVFCGLFPVDADDFETLRAAMGKLRLNDASFSFEMETSAALGFGFRCGFLGLLHLEIIQERLSREFDLNLIATAPSVIYKMKLTDGTEFEIHNPVDMPDVVKIAEIEEPWIEATILTPDEYLGSVLKLCQDRRGAQKELTYVGSRAMVKYDLPLNEVVFDFYDRLKSVSKGYASFDYHLTDYKPADLVKMQILVNAEPVDALSMLVHRTRAEGRGRAMVEKMKELIPPHMFQIPIQAAIGGKVIARETVRALRKDVTAKCYGGDITRKRKLLEKQKEGKKKMRQFGKVDIPQEAFIAALKVDS; from the coding sequence ATGACAACTGCCCCGATTTCGAACATCCGCAACTTCTCCATCGTCGCCCATATCGACCATGGCAAATCGACCCTCGCCGACCGCCTGATCCAGATGACGGGCGGCCTGTCGGATCGCGAAATGGCGGGCAAGGAGCAGGTGCTCGATTCGATGGATATCGAGCGCGAGCGCGGCATCACCATCAAGGCGCAGACCGTCCGGCTGAACTACCGCGCCAAGGATGGCAAGGACTACATCTTCAACCTAATGGACACGCCCGGCCATGTCGACTTCGCCTACGAGGTCTCGCGGTCGCTGGCGGCGTGCGAGGGTTCCCTGCTGGTGGTCGACGCCAGCCAGGGCGTGGAGGCGCAGACGCTTGCCAACGTCTACCATGCGCTTGACGCCGGTCATGAGATCGTGCCGGTCCTCAACAAGGTCGATCTGCCCGCAGCCGAGCCCGAGAAGGTGAAGCAGCAGATCGAGGACGTGATCGGCATCGACGCCTCCGACGCGGTGATGATCTCGGCCAAGACCGGCCTCGGCGTTCCCGATGTGCTGGAAGCGATCGTCACCCGCCTGCCGCCGCCGAAGGGCGACGCTGACGCGACGCTGAAGGCGCTCTTGGTCGACAGCTGGTACGACGTCTATCTCGGCGTCGTCGTGCTGATCCGCGTCGTCGACGGCACCATGAAGAAGGGTAGCCGCATCCGCATGATGGGCACCGGCGCCGCCTACGACATCGAACGCGTCGGCTTCTTCACGCCGAAGATGACGCAGGTCGATGAGCTCGGCCCTGGCGAGATCGGCTTCATCACCGCCGCGATCAAGGAAGTCGCCGACACGAGAGTGGGCGACACCATCACCGACGACAGGAAGCCGGTCACCGAAATGCTGCCGGGCTTCAAGCCGGCGATCCCGGTCGTGTTCTGCGGCCTGTTCCCGGTCGATGCCGACGATTTCGAGACGCTGCGCGCGGCGATGGGCAAGCTCAGGCTGAACGACGCCAGCTTCTCCTTCGAGATGGAGACCTCGGCCGCGCTCGGCTTCGGCTTCCGCTGCGGCTTCCTCGGGCTGTTGCATCTGGAGATCATCCAGGAGCGGCTGTCGCGCGAGTTCGACCTCAATCTGATCGCGACCGCGCCGAGCGTGATCTACAAGATGAAGCTGACCGACGGCACCGAGTTCGAGATCCACAACCCGGTCGACATGCCCGACGTGGTCAAGATCGCCGAGATCGAGGAGCCGTGGATCGAGGCGACGATCCTCACCCCCGACGAATATCTCGGCAGCGTGCTGAAGCTGTGCCAGGACCGCCGCGGCGCGCAGAAGGAGCTCACTTACGTCGGCTCCCGCGCGATGGTGAAATACGATCTGCCGCTCAACGAGGTGGTGTTCGATTTCTACGATCGCCTGAAGTCGGTCTCCAAGGGCTACGCCTCGTTCGACTATCATTTGACCGACTACAAGCCGGCCGATCTGGTCAAGATGCAGATCCTCGTCAACGCCGAGCCGGTCGACGCGCTGTCGATGCTGGTGCATCGCACCCGCGCCGAGGGCCGCGGCCGCGCCATGGTCGAGAAGATGAAGGAGCTGATCCCGCCGCACATGTTCCAGATCCCGATCCAGGCGGCGATCGGCGGCAAGGTGATCGCGCGCGAGACCGTCCGCGCGCTGCGCAAGGACGTCACCGCGAAGTGCTACGGCGGCGACATCACGCGTAAGCGCAAACTTCTGGAGAAGCAGAAGGAAGGCAAGAAGAAGATGCGGCAGTTCGGCAAGGTCGACATCCCGCAGGAAGCCTTCATCGCCGCACTCAAGGTGGACAGCTGA
- a CDS encoding MFS transporter — protein sequence MSKDARFDYGWVVVGAGALMTCVGFGTMLSLAVFLQPISDAMGWSRAGISAAATLDFLCMGFAAFAWGALSDRFGTRIVVLAGSLLLGLGLVTASQAQSLWQFQLCFGVLIGIAAGSFYAPMMALASAWIDKHRSLAVALVSAGMGVSPLTVAPSASWLITAYDWRFAMLVIGIAAWALLIPASFLVRPAPHGSTVATGVAANAPQTEWTVAQALRTPQFITLALAHFACCAAHSGPIFHMVSYAMVCGIAPLTAVTVYSLAGFSGLGGRLLLGVLADRLGAKPVLVGGLLVQALSIATYLAVAQLGEFYALSVVFGLAYGGVMPLYAVLVREFFGARIMGTVFGAVSAFASLGMALGPWAGGYVFDTFHGYTWLHAGSFAIGLAAVAVALSFSTKRQPSLDLGRAAA from the coding sequence ATGAGCAAGGACGCTCGGTTCGATTATGGCTGGGTCGTCGTCGGCGCGGGCGCGCTGATGACCTGCGTCGGCTTCGGCACCATGCTGTCGCTCGCGGTGTTCCTGCAGCCGATCTCGGATGCGATGGGCTGGTCGCGCGCCGGCATCTCGGCAGCAGCGACGCTGGATTTCCTCTGCATGGGCTTTGCGGCGTTTGCCTGGGGCGCGCTGTCCGACCGGTTCGGCACCCGCATCGTGGTGCTGGCGGGCAGCCTGCTGCTCGGCCTTGGCCTCGTGACGGCAAGCCAGGCGCAGAGCCTGTGGCAATTCCAGCTGTGCTTCGGCGTGCTGATCGGGATCGCCGCCGGCAGCTTCTATGCGCCGATGATGGCGCTCGCCAGCGCCTGGATCGACAAGCATCGCAGCCTCGCCGTCGCCCTGGTGTCGGCCGGCATGGGCGTATCGCCGCTGACCGTCGCGCCATCGGCAAGCTGGCTGATCACGGCCTATGACTGGCGCTTTGCGATGCTCGTCATCGGCATCGCGGCATGGGCGCTGTTGATTCCGGCATCTTTCCTGGTGCGCCCCGCGCCGCACGGATCGACCGTTGCGACCGGCGTGGCCGCGAACGCGCCACAAACCGAATGGACCGTGGCGCAGGCGCTGCGCACGCCGCAATTCATCACCTTGGCACTGGCGCATTTCGCCTGCTGCGCGGCGCATTCCGGGCCGATCTTCCACATGGTGTCCTATGCCATGGTGTGCGGCATCGCGCCGTTGACCGCGGTCACGGTCTATAGCCTCGCCGGCTTCTCCGGGCTCGGTGGACGGCTGCTGCTCGGCGTGCTCGCAGACCGGCTCGGCGCCAAGCCGGTGTTGGTCGGCGGCCTGCTGGTGCAGGCGCTGTCGATTGCGACTTACCTCGCGGTGGCGCAGCTCGGCGAATTCTACGCGCTGTCGGTGGTGTTCGGCCTCGCCTATGGCGGCGTGATGCCGCTCTATGCCGTGCTGGTGCGCGAGTTCTTCGGCGCGCGGATCATGGGCACGGTGTTCGGCGCGGTGTCGGCCTTCGCGAGCCTCGGCATGGCGCTCGGGCCATGGGCCGGCGGTTACGTGTTCGACACGTTCCACGGCTATACATGGCTGCATGCCGGTTCCTTCGCGATCGGCCTCGCCGCGGTTGCAGTCGCGCTGAGCTTCTCGACAAAGCGCCAGCCGTCGCTCGACCTCGGCCGCGCCGCGGCCTGA
- a CDS encoding acyl-CoA dehydrogenase family protein produces MNKPQGFDLVERARALAPLIIAEADEIERTRRLTPSVTTALVENGLYRALLPKRFGGAEATLEAFMQMQEEIAKADASTAWCLGQCSVCAMTAAYLDPDAANEIFNTAPGILAWGAIAHEVRAEPGGYRANARWDFASGSRQASWLGAHVRVVEADGSPRKKPDGSPEIRTILFPMSQAVMYDVWDVIGLKGTGTDSYSVENLFISDKFAALRDDPAACREPGPLYKLTTNMVFSMGFAATSLGVARAMLDAATELARGKTPQGLKAMRDNNAVQGQIGRTEASLRAARAYLYATASDVWRDLSRGDSISEAHRIAIRIASTWTIHQSAAAVDIAYHMSGATAVFAKNPFERRFRDMHAIAQQIQARDTQYEDAGKAILAGNLSAPPTTR; encoded by the coding sequence ATGAACAAGCCGCAGGGGTTCGACCTTGTCGAGCGGGCGCGCGCGCTGGCGCCGCTGATCATAGCTGAAGCCGACGAGATCGAACGGACGCGGCGGCTGACGCCGTCCGTCACCACGGCGCTGGTCGAGAACGGGCTCTATCGCGCGCTGCTGCCGAAGCGCTTCGGCGGCGCCGAGGCGACCCTGGAAGCGTTCATGCAGATGCAGGAGGAAATCGCCAAGGCCGATGCATCGACCGCCTGGTGCCTCGGCCAGTGCAGCGTCTGCGCCATGACCGCGGCCTATCTCGATCCCGACGCGGCCAACGAGATCTTCAACACCGCGCCCGGCATCCTGGCCTGGGGCGCGATCGCCCATGAGGTCCGCGCCGAGCCCGGCGGTTACCGCGCCAATGCGCGCTGGGATTTTGCCTCGGGCTCGCGGCAGGCGAGCTGGCTCGGCGCCCATGTCCGCGTCGTCGAGGCCGACGGCTCGCCGCGCAAGAAGCCGGACGGCTCGCCGGAGATCCGCACCATCCTGTTCCCGATGTCACAGGCTGTGATGTACGACGTCTGGGACGTGATCGGCCTGAAGGGCACGGGCACCGATTCCTACTCGGTCGAGAACCTCTTCATATCAGACAAATTCGCGGCATTGCGCGACGATCCGGCCGCGTGCCGCGAACCGGGGCCGCTTTACAAGCTCACCACCAACATGGTGTTCAGCATGGGCTTTGCCGCCACCTCGCTCGGCGTCGCGCGCGCCATGCTGGATGCGGCGACCGAGCTGGCCCGCGGCAAGACCCCGCAGGGCCTCAAGGCGATGCGCGACAACAACGCCGTGCAGGGCCAGATCGGCCGCACAGAGGCGAGCCTGCGCGCCGCCCGCGCCTATCTCTACGCGACGGCGAGCGACGTCTGGCGCGATCTGTCGCGCGGCGATTCCATCAGCGAGGCGCATCGGATCGCGATCCGCATCGCCTCGACCTGGACCATCCACCAGTCGGCCGCCGCGGTCGACATCGCCTATCACATGTCGGGGGCGACGGCGGTATTCGCCAAGAATCCGTTCGAGCGGCGGTTTCGCGACATGCACGCGATCGCGCAGCAGATCCAGGCCCGCGACACCCAGTATGAGGATGCCGGCAAGGCGATCCTGGCGGGAAATCTCTCCGCCCCGCCGACGACGCGCTGA
- a CDS encoding zinc finger domain-containing protein yields MQPKIKEGICPACNGTGFPAVMQSVKPGHKIYPVKCKACDGKGKITEDN; encoded by the coding sequence ATGCAGCCGAAGATCAAAGAGGGAATCTGCCCGGCCTGCAATGGAACGGGCTTCCCGGCCGTAATGCAGTCGGTAAAGCCGGGCCACAAAATCTATCCGGTCAAATGCAAAGCCTGTGACGGCAAGGGCAAGATCACGGAAGACAACTGA
- a CDS encoding Crp/Fnr family transcriptional regulator → MPENTNHAIFDPKEFLAKVGEGKTILAFRKDEIVFAQGDVADTVFYIQKGRVKVVVISEQGKEAVVGILEPGQFFGEGCMNGHSLRIATTTAMEECLVTAITKTAMVAALHDEPKFSELFMAYLLTRNSRIEEDLIDQLFNSSEKRLARLLLLLANFGKEGSPQPISPNISQETLAEMIGTTRSRVSFFMNKFRKLGFISYNGKIEVNSSLLNAVLYDKPEIKRGL, encoded by the coding sequence ATGCCAGAAAATACCAACCACGCAATATTTGATCCTAAGGAGTTTCTCGCCAAGGTAGGCGAAGGGAAGACCATCCTCGCGTTTCGCAAGGATGAGATCGTGTTTGCGCAGGGCGACGTGGCAGATACGGTTTTCTATATCCAGAAAGGCCGGGTCAAGGTTGTTGTCATATCCGAGCAAGGCAAGGAAGCCGTGGTCGGCATTTTGGAGCCCGGCCAGTTCTTTGGCGAAGGCTGCATGAACGGCCATTCGCTGCGTATCGCGACGACGACAGCGATGGAGGAATGCCTGGTGACCGCGATAACGAAGACCGCCATGGTCGCGGCATTGCACGATGAACCCAAATTTTCCGAGCTGTTCATGGCCTATCTGCTGACCCGCAACAGCCGGATTGAAGAGGACCTGATCGACCAGCTCTTCAACTCCAGTGAAAAACGATTGGCGCGCCTGCTGCTCCTGCTGGCGAATTTCGGCAAGGAGGGCAGCCCTCAACCGATCAGTCCAAATATCAGCCAGGAGACATTGGCCGAAATGATTGGAACGACGCGATCCCGCGTCAGCTTCTTCATGAACAAATTCCGCAAGCTCGGCTTCATCAGCTACAACGGAAAAATCGAGGTCAACAGTTCATTGCTGAACGCGGTCTTGTACGACAAGCCCGAGATCAAGCGCGGATTGTAA